The following are from one region of the Salmo salar chromosome ssa27, Ssal_v3.1, whole genome shotgun sequence genome:
- the LOC106589127 gene encoding brain and acute leukemia cytoplasmic protein gives MGCGGSRSDTIIEPRYHESWTRETESTWLTNTDAEAALSTINSKGLEGIQKEKRMMVTTGTQCGKQTLTSSGPNHWRSCHDIGLTQTKKESRRRASKEVPAPSKAVQSVSGDTVPLSQAGDERTE, from the exons ATGGGTTGTGGAGGAAGCCGGTCCGACACAATAATCGAACCGAGGTATCATGAAAGCTGGACCCGAGAAACCGAGTCGACATGGCTCACCAATACAGACGCCGAGGCTGCTCTTTCTACTATCAACA GTAAAGGGCTGGAGGGTATTCAGAAGGAGAAGAGGATGATGGTGACCACAGGGACCCAGTGTGGGAAGCAGACCCTCACCAGCTCAGGACCCAACCACTGGCGGTCCTGCCACGATATAGGCCTCACT CAAACAAAAAAGGAGTCCAGAAGAAGAGCATCTAAGGAGGTGCCTGCTCCGTCTAAAGCGGTCCAGTCTGTCAGTGGGGATACCGTCCCACTCAGTCAGGCCGGTGATGAAAG gacagaaTAA